One window from the genome of Montipora foliosa isolate CH-2021 chromosome 5, ASM3666993v2, whole genome shotgun sequence encodes:
- the LOC138002445 gene encoding uncharacterized protein: protein MLHRQMKEKIKKENLRCVRKVAQTKLNGGNLMQAINTWAVSFIRYAGGLIEWTKQELKELDRRTTKLLTMNGGLYPRDCIARIYVPRKHSGRGLISVEDCINQTRASLETYVQSSEEELLKAVRAEVSGSQETLTSFKVRRRAENTQEWKEKPLHGQFVRETEDQSNEETWSWLKRGSFKRETEALIIAAQDQALRTNYIKATIDKSQIDAKCRMCRDKNETLSHIVSGCSKLAQKEYKKRHDNVARAIHWDLSGKCGFHRNDKWCNHVPESVQENENYKLLWDFSIRTDHNIKARRPDLVLVDKSKKSCHIIDVAIPEDSGAKEKEADKVEKYQNLARELRRMWEVKTKVVPIVLGALGTVPLRLKGNLIKGHRSRHINYLNPEVCIAGISKDTKKSIGNVKDREKKFTSC from the coding sequence ATGTTACACAGGCAGATGAAAGAAAAGATCAAGAAAGAAAATCTACGGTGCGTCAGGAAAGTTGCACAGACCAAATTAAATGGGGGAAATTTGATGCAGGCAATAAATACGTGGGCAGTATCATTCATTAGATATGCTGGGGGGTTAATCGAATGGACGAAACAAGAGTTAAAGGAGCTAGACCGCAGAACAACAAAATTACTAACAATGAACGGAGGCCTGTACCCAAGAGACTGTATTGCAAGAATCTACGTCCCAAGAAAGCACAGTGGTAGAGGACTCATATCAGTAGAGGACTGTATAAACCAAACAAGGGCATCATTGGAAACATATGTCCAATCGAGTGAAGAAGAACTGTTGAAAGCAGTTAGGGCAGAGGTCAGTGGAAGTCAGGAAACGCTAACCAGTTTTAAAGTAAGAAGAAGGGCTGAAAACACCCAAGAATGGAAAGAAAAGCCACTACATGGACAATTTGTAAGAGAGACTGAAGATCAGAGTAATGAGGAAACATGGAGCTGGCTGAAGCGAGGAAGCTTTAAAAGAGAGACAGAAGCACTAATAATTGCTGCACAAGATCAAGCATTACGGacaaattatattaaagcaacCATTGACAAATCCCAGATAGATGCTAAATGTAGAATGTGCagagacaaaaatgaaactCTAAGTCACATCGTCAGCGGTTGTTCAAAATTGGCACAGAAAGAATACAAGAAAAGACATGATAATGTGGCCAGGGCGATTCACTGGGATCTGTCGGGAAAATGCGGGTTCCACCGGAATGATAAATGGTGCAATCACGTACCTGAGAGCGTACAGGAAAATGAGAACTACAAACTCCTTTGGGACTTCAGCATACGGACAGACCATAACATCAAGGCTAGGAGGCCAGATCTAGTGCTTGTTGACAAAAGCAAGAAAAGCTGTCATATTATAGACGTGGCAATTCCAGAAGACAGTGGAGCAAAAGAAAAGGAGGCCGACAAGGttgaaaagtatcaaaatctggCCAGAGAATTGAGGAGGATGTGGGAAGTGAAAACCAAAGTCGTACCAATTGTATTGGGGGCTTTAGGAACAGTGCCATTGCGACTGAAGGGCAACTTAATTAAAGGGCATAGGAGTAGACAcatcaattaccttaatccagaagTCTGCATTGCTGGGATCAGCAAGGATACTAagaaaagtattggaaatgtaaaggacagggaaaagaaatttaccagctgttaa